A window from Myxococcus fulvus encodes these proteins:
- a CDS encoding IscS subfamily cysteine desulfurase, protein MKLPIYMDNHATTPLDPRVLDVMLPYLREDFGNASSRNHVFGWKAEAAVKKARQQVAELIGATDQEIVFTSGATESDNLAIKGVIEYYKSKGDHIITLKTEHKAILDTCKRLERVRQERLDELKLLRLSQLAERDVSPEEVPELAAKHDVENDATYKKWADMPTGGARVTYLDVEQDGRVNLEKLEEAMTPRTVLVSIMFANNEIGVVQPVAEIGALCRKKGILFHCDAVQGIGKVPFDVEAMKVDLASITSHKMYGPKGIGALYVRRKPRVRIAPIIDGGGHERGMRSGTLNVSAIVGFGHAAQLAREELAEESARILRLREKLRKGLTDALDMTIINGSMEHRLPGNLNISFAHAEGESLMMGIKDVAVSSGSACTSASLEPSYVLRALGVDEELAHSSIRFGLGRFTTEEEVDYVVQLVVDKVRKLRDMSPLYEMAKEGIDLKSIEWTAH, encoded by the coding sequence GTGAAGCTGCCGATCTACATGGACAACCACGCCACCACGCCGCTGGACCCGCGCGTGCTGGACGTGATGCTTCCCTATCTGCGCGAGGACTTCGGCAACGCGTCCAGTCGCAACCACGTGTTCGGCTGGAAGGCCGAGGCGGCGGTGAAGAAGGCCCGCCAGCAGGTGGCGGAGCTCATCGGCGCGACGGACCAGGAGATCGTCTTCACCTCCGGCGCCACCGAGTCCGACAACCTGGCCATCAAGGGGGTCATCGAGTACTACAAGTCGAAGGGTGACCACATCATCACCCTGAAGACCGAGCACAAGGCCATCCTGGACACCTGCAAGCGCCTGGAGCGCGTGCGCCAGGAGCGCCTGGACGAGCTCAAGCTGCTTCGCCTGTCGCAGCTCGCCGAGCGCGACGTGTCGCCCGAGGAAGTACCGGAGCTGGCCGCGAAGCACGACGTGGAGAACGACGCGACGTACAAGAAGTGGGCGGACATGCCCACCGGCGGCGCGCGCGTGACGTACCTGGACGTGGAGCAGGACGGCCGCGTCAACCTGGAGAAGCTCGAGGAGGCGATGACGCCTCGCACGGTGCTGGTCTCCATCATGTTCGCCAACAACGAGATCGGCGTGGTGCAGCCGGTCGCGGAGATTGGCGCGCTGTGCCGCAAGAAGGGCATCCTCTTCCACTGCGACGCGGTGCAGGGCATCGGCAAGGTGCCCTTCGATGTTGAGGCCATGAAGGTGGACCTGGCCTCCATCACCTCGCACAAGATGTACGGCCCCAAGGGCATCGGCGCCCTGTACGTGCGCCGCAAGCCGCGCGTGCGCATCGCCCCCATCATCGACGGCGGCGGTCATGAGCGCGGCATGCGCTCGGGCACGCTCAACGTGTCGGCCATCGTCGGCTTCGGTCACGCGGCGCAGCTGGCGCGCGAGGAGCTGGCCGAGGAGTCCGCGCGAATCCTCCGGCTGCGCGAGAAGCTGCGCAAGGGCCTCACGGACGCGCTGGACATGACCATCATCAACGGCTCGATGGAGCACCGCCTGCCGGGCAACCTCAACATCTCCTTCGCCCACGCCGAGGGCGAGTCCCTGATGATGGGCATCAAGGACGTGGCGGTGTCGTCCGGCTCCGCGTGCACGTCCGCCTCGCTGGAGCCCTCGTATGTGCTGCGCGCGCTGGGCGTGGACGAGGAGCTGGCGCACAGCTCCATCCGCTTCGGCCTGGGGCGCTTCACCACGGAGGAGGAGGTCGACTACGTCGTCCAGCTCGTCGTGGACAAGGTGCGCAAGCTGCGCGACATGAGCCCGCTGTACGAGATGGCCAAGGAAGGCATCGACCTCAAGAGCATCGAGTGGACGGCGCATTAG